One segment of Ficedula albicollis isolate OC2 chromosome 2, FicAlb1.5, whole genome shotgun sequence DNA contains the following:
- the TBC1D31 gene encoding TBC1 domain family member 31, whose product MILSMVVFAGFLHRVIVNIIHSVQGYHSKTVHFLNVAFNLSGDSLLAADRQGNIYVFDLNGNRFSLVQRTMQACTALAFNLRRKSEFLVALADYSVKCFDTGTQELVSWMRGHESSVSSISVHGSGKYAITTSTDTAQLWDLDTFQRIRKLNVRQSVGIQKVFFLPLSNTILSCFKDNSVFAWEFDTLHCKYQLPTPVEGSVLFYKVFAVTRDGQTLVAGGKSNHLHLWSLELKQLIRIIQMPEKVRAVRHLEFLPDSFDGGSNQVLGVLSQDNILRFINIETCKLLFDIGSPEEGISTAAISPNGRYIASVMKNGSLNLYSVQALTQEGNKPPPFMFKAVEDGPKYTAEANKLITKVTSGRSKGPWKSKQSKIQSRLLKLQENTSLENKENELPGGLNKKRLQALLKGFGEYPAKYRMFVWRSLLQLPENHLAFSSLLDRGIHSAFVNIQKEYPIKSRKLLRVLQRTLSCLAHWSAIFAETPYMPLLAFPFVKLFQNNQLICFEVVATVVVNFCQHWFEYFPNPPVNVLSMMENVLGHHDKELLQHLVKYNVTSQVYAWPLLETLLSEVLTREEWLKVFDNIFSNHPSYFLMVVVAYIICSRAPLLHCNQAADFEYFFHHRNNVDINVVIKEAYHLMEATPLDIHPQLMLDDFTPLTKGQYPVFNKYPVFIVDYQAQEREKIRQDEMEYLRERQLAHESEAKAQEQKAEDEVWYRKQKLLQEAKEQRRKILLEEEEKLAEQRQRLAVVKRELKIKELQLLDASRRRFLNYQQDQLQMELKRLDNEIARKASMREQETAAAVQDVELRQMELESQKQFFEQHIIKHKEAVTKEMKEEVEAHRRKVDLEDQHVQRLIEIDREEIQKALTVAEENLAKAEQKHIDTDWKLQAQRRLRRDDQEREKSYREIVELLHDNRVKEAELLKAMRETEEKQWEDVAHNKAQLEEEQKAAAAADGQRKQFLDDKMNDTLELAEKLQREDGSFERLRDLKARSTERGVEVQQVPRSGNVCLSDLSTLASSPHMSSGRRRAELARRERELMAEVWQLRQRLISQAQARHPPARFPATTSP is encoded by the exons ATGATTCTAAGCATGGTTGTTTTTGCTGGCTTTCTTCACAGAGTTATAGTGAACATCATTCACAGTGTCCAAGGGTACCATTCAAAGACAGTACATTTTCTGAATGTGGCTTTCAACCTTTCTGGGGATTCTCTCCTTGCTGCAGACCGCCAAggaaatatatatgtttttgACTTGAATGGGAACAG GTTCAGCCTTGTTCAGAGAACAATGCAGGCTTGCACTGCTTTGGCATTTAATCTTCGCAGAAAGTCAGAGTTCCTTGTGGCTTTGGCAGATTATTCTGTTAAGTGCTTTGATACAG GAACCCAGGAGCTAGTTAGTTGGATGAGAGGCCATGAATCTTCAGTGTCTTCCATCTCTGTCCATGGCTCGGGCAAGTATGCCATCACTACTTCCACTGATACAGCTCAGCTGTGGGACTTGGACACCTTTCAAAGAATAAGAAAGCTGAATGTTCGTCAGTCTGTGGGTATACAAAAA gttttttttcttccattgaGTAACACCATTCTGAGCTGTTTCAAAGATAATTCTGTTTTTGCATGGGAATTTGATACTCTTCACTGTAAATACCAGTTGCCAACTCCTGTAGAAGgttctgtattattttataaGGTGTTTGCAGTTACCAG GGATGGTCAGACTTTGGTAGCTGGTGGGAAATCAAACCATCTTCACTTGTGGAGTTTGGAATTAAAGCAGTTGATAAGAATAATCCAGATGCCTGAGAAAGTGCGAGCTGTCCGTCACCTGGAATTCCTCCCTGACAGTTTTGATGGGGGCTCCAATCAG GTCCTTGGAGTGTTAAGTCAAGATAATATTTTGAGATTTATCAATATAGAAACATGCAAACTTCTTTTTGACATTGGGAGTCCTGAAGAGGGAATCAGTACAGCAGCGATTAGCCCCAATGGACGGTATATTGCCTCAGTAATGAAAAATGGAAGCCTTAACTTGTACAGTGTCCAAGCTTTGACTCAAGAAGGAAATAAG CCTCCACCATTCATGTTCAAAGCTGTAGAAGATGGGCCCAAGTACACAGCAGAGGCAAATAAACTGATCACAAAAGTGACTTCAGGAAGGTCAAAGGGGCCGTGGAAatccaaacaaagcaaaattcaaAGCAGATTGCTAAAACTGCAAGAAAATACATCGCTTGAAAATAAAGAG AACGAATTGCCAGGTGGATTGAACAAGAAACGTCTGCAGGCATTATTGAAAGGATTTGGAGAATATCCAGCTAAGTACAG GATGTTTGTTTGGCGTTCCTTATTACAACTTCCTGAAAACCACTTGGCATTCAGTAGTCTGCTAGATAGGGGAATCCACAGTGCATTCGTAAATATTCAGAAAGAGTATCCTATCAAAAGTCGGAAACTGCTGAGAGTTCTACAGAG GACCTTGTCATGTCTAGCTCACTGGTCTGCTATCTTTGCTGAGACACCTTACATGCCTTTGCTAGCATTCCCATTTGTAAAATTATTCCAGAACAACCAGCTGATCTGCTTTGAAGTTGTTGCTACAGTAGTAG TTAATTTTTGTCAGCACTGGTTTGAGTACTTTCCCAATCCCCCAGTTAATGTCCTTAGTAtgatggaaaatgttttgggaCATCATGACAAAGAACTACTTCAGCATTTAGTAAAATACAATGTCACTTCACAG GTTTATGCTTGGCCTCTCCTAGAAACACTATTATCTGAGGTTCTAACAAGAGAAGAATGGCTGAAAGTCTTCGACAATATTTTCTCCAACCATCCTTCATATTTTCTAATGGTTGTCGTTGCCTATATTATATGTTCTAGAGCTCCCTTGCTCCATTGTAATCAAGCAGCAGATTTTGAG TATTTCTTTCATCATCGTAACAACGTGGACATTAATGTTGTGATTAAGGAAGCCTATCATCTTATGGAGGCCACACCACTGGACATCCATCCACAGCTTATGCTTGATGACTTTACACCACTTACAAAAGGACAGTACCCTGTATTTAATAAATATCCCGTGTTCATTGTGGATTATCAAGCTCAGGAGCGGGAGAAGATCAGACAGGATGAAATGGAATACTTGAGAGAGAG ACAATTAGCACATGAATCAGAAGCCAAAGCGCaggaacagaaagcagaagatgaAGTCTGGTATCGAAAGCAGAAATTACTTCAAGAAGCTAAAGAACAGAGGCGGAAAATCCTActggaagaagaagagaagTTGGCAGAACAGAGGCAGAG GCTTGCTGTTGTAAAAAGggaactgaaaataaaggaacTGCAACTTTTAGATGCTTCAAGAAGGCGTTTTCTGAACTACCAGCAAGATCAGCTTCAAATGGAACTGAAACGTCTCGATAATGAAATTGCAAGAAAG GCATCTATGAGAGAGCAGGAAACAGCTGCTGCCGTTCAAGATGTAGAACTACGACAGATGGAACTTGAATCACAAAAACAGTTTTTTGAACAG CATATAATCAAACACAAAGAGGCAGttacaaaggaaatgaaagaagaggTGGAAGCCCATCGAAGAAAGGTGGATCTGGAAGATCAACATGTTCAGAGATTGATAGAAATAGAtagagaagaaatacagaaagctCTTACG GTGGCTGAAGAAAATTTAGCCAAAGCTGAGCAGAAGCACATTGACACCGACTGGAAGCTGCAAGCACAGCGGAGACTCAGGCGTGATGACCAGGAGCGGGAGAAGTCCTACAGAGAGATTGTGGAGCTCCTGCATGACAACAGGGTGAAAGAAGCTGAACTGCTGAAGGCCATGAGggagacagaagaaaagcag TGGGAAGATGTTGCACACAATAAAGCTCAACTGGAGGAAGAGcagaaggcagctgctgctgcagatgggcAGAGGAAGCAGTTCTTAGATGACAAAATGAATGATACATTAGAATTGGCTgagaagctgcagagggaagatgGCTCTTTTG AGAGATTGCGTGATTTAAAGGCCAGGAGTACAGAGAGAGGGGTAGAAGTCCAGCAGGTGCCAAGGTCTGGAAATGTCTGTCTCAGTGATTTGTCTACATTGGCATCATCACCACACA TGTCTTCAGGCAGAAGACGAGCAGAACTGGCACGCCGGGAGCGGGAGCTGATGGCAGAAGTCTGGCAGCTCAGACAAAGGCTCATCTCACAGGCCCAAGCCAGGCACCCTCCAGCTCGTTTCCCAGCTACAACATCACCTTGA